The [Eubacterium] eligens ATCC 27750 genome segment GCATGAAAGATTCAAAGAAATCTTCCAGCTCCGACATAATATTTGGTATGAATTTTACTTGTTATTAGGCTTAAACACCAGTTCGTCAGGATATATAAGCCCGAATTTATTCTTGGCAATCTCCTCAACGAACTTCTTTGTCTTGACATACTTCTCATATTCAGACAATTCATCACTTCTTTTATTCTCGTCATCAATCTTGGATTGTAACTCTGTAATCTGAGCCTGATAATCAGCATTCTTTTCTTCAAGTCCTGCCTTGCCTCTCCACAGAACAACGCCAAGTGCCACGACAACAATAATTGCAATAATCATTCCTGCCAGCGTTGACCTTCTCTGCTTCTTAAGCCTTTCTGCACGCTCTCTTCTAGATTCTAATTTCATATATTCCTCACCCTTGTGCTTCCTTCTTACCCATATCTTTCCTGCGTTTCATATACATTTTAAGGCTTCTTACTGGTATTGTAATAATACGCACCACATTTTTCAATATAAAACATGCCGGTTTTAGTAAAATTTTTATAATTCTTACTGACCACCTTATATAAAAACTGCTTAAAAACTTAAAATACAGAAATGCCCCCACAGCAATCCCCATAATTATGAATCCGCGGATAATTCCGTCTGCAACCTTAAAGCACATCACAAATACACTTAATCCGGCATATATTCCATATATAATATCTTCCACACTCATAAAAGCAATTGTTTTATGCCGTACAATTCGTCTGAAAGCCCTTATATTATCGTATATCCATGCAAGCAGAACACCATTAAAGAAGCTTACCACAAGTGCATAAAGCTCCCAATATATAATCTCATTAATCATCGAAGAAGCCTGCTCATGAACGAATCCTGCTTATTCTTCATGCCAGCCTCCGAATAACATACAGAATCCACTCTTCCGTCAAGGTCTAATTCACCCTTCTCGACAGAAAGCCTGTTAACATGCAGTCCTTCCCCTTTGATTGTAATATGCCCATAATCAGATTCAAGTACAACCTTAACCGGATCAAATGACACTACATCTGTTATTCCTGTAAAATCAATTCTTTTCCTGTCCTCCATATTCAGCCTGTGTGGACGCTTCACCCTTACCTTTTCCTCCATATACCCTCCTTATAGACATTCCGTTATATGAGAATATATGCATGACCATAATATATGATTACAGGTACTTTGAATTAAAGATATTCAAACATTTCCTTTGCTTCTTCTTTCTTAACAGTATCCTTGACATCTGTAACCCTTGCTCTTACATTCTTGTTACCAAACTGGATTTCAATAATGTCTCCGACTTTAACATCATAAGATGCCTTCACAACCTTGTCATTAACCATTACTCTTCCTGCATCACATGCATCGTTGGCAACAGTCCTTCTCTTTATAAGTCTTGATACTTTTAAATATTTATCTAATCTCATGTTCTTCTCCTTAATCTTCTCTTTCTACGACTCCATATGCTTTCCTAAAAAGTTAGCTGCCGTCTTTACCATTTTCTTTTCATTATCTGTAAACTTTGGCTTCATGTCAATAGACATCATAAGCACAGTACCTAAAACATCTCCCTGACATATTATCGGATACATAATTTCCTGCTTAAACTGCGCCTCATCAGTGACTTTCACAAATCCATCCTCTCCTTCACCTGCAGCAATGGTACATCTTCCCTCCATTGCCTGATTAAGCTCCTTTGTGACAGGCTTATTCATCAGATTCTTCTTATCGTCACCTGATGCAGCAATAACCTGTTCCCTGTCAGTTATACATACTGTCATTCCGGTCGCATCCGACAGTGATTCTGCATATTTTCCTGCAAATGTGCTAATATCTCCTATCGGTGAATATTTTTTCAGAATAATCTGCCCCTCAGCATCCGTAAATATCTCCATCGGGTCAGTTTCCCTTATATGAAGTGTCCTTCTTATCTCCTTTGGAATGACAATTCTGCCTAAATCATCTATCCTTCTTACAATTCCTGTGGCTTTCATATTAATAATTCCTCCCGATTCTTACATACTTTCCATAATTTATAATGTATGGGTAGTATGTGGAAAACAGGAAGAATTATGCATCTCATGTAATAATTTTCATATGGCCCCCAGTTTCAAAAGTTTAAATTTTTTCATTTTTTGAAACCGCTCTGTAATGTTTATTATACTGTCTGCAAATAATATATACAAACTGCTATATTCTTACCTTATTTCCTGCTATATTTAACTGATTTCACAACTGTCTCAATACAGTTAATTGCTAATGCAAAAATAATAATTGCCAGGAACAGCTTATTAAAATGCATAAAAATTTTCGAAATCATTTCTGCATTTTCTCCGAATAACTGCTCAACTCCATCAAAAAATGCAGAATTCATAATTCTTCCGTTTAACAACCAAATGAATGTTAATAAACCATCAATAAGATTGGTAATAATTGTAACAATCATTACTCTTTGGGTATAGCTTCCATCAATAAGTTTCACACTTTCTTTTGCAATACCTAAGATACCAAATGCAAGAATCAGATACCATGTTTGTCTGATGTATTCCAGATTAAAGAGCGGTTCATACACACTGACACCATTCTTTACAAAAGCAATACATATAATCTGCGGACAAACAAGAAATACAAGAGTAAATATAACTGAAAAGATAATTCCAATAATTGAATCTGCTTTTGAAATCTGATTCGTTTTCTGTGGAACAGGCGGCAGATTATCTATCCCATTACTTAAACCTTCCACCTTAATTCCTCTTTTATAGAAGAACGCAAACAACAATGTAACAAATGCAAATCCTGTCAATACACCGCCAAAAATTCCACCTATAATCCTGAATATGGCTATATACCAGATAGTATGCGATATCACTGCTGCCATAATCTGTGCGAGTAACATCCCCCCGATAACACATGCCGTTACAATTTTCAGTACATACACATACAGATTGTAATAAGGCTGACCAATTAAACAATCCTGTGTTTCACTCTTGTATTTCGAAGCAAGTTCTGCCGGAGTTCCCAGTTCTGTCAGAACAACTCTGATATCATGTTCAGTTGGCATAACATCTCCGCATCGTTCCTCTAGCATATCTTGTATTATTGTCTCTAATTCTGCCGATACATCTTTTTTCAAATCAGCCTTCATATATTTTGTAACTGCATAAACATATCTTTCAATCAAATCATTTTTCACCATTTATTCCACCTCCATAAGAGCATTAATTGACTGGGAAAATTTTTCCCAGTGTGCTTTAATTTTTTTATAAACCAGTTTTCCATCTTCTGTAATGATGTAATACTTTCTCGGCTTCGTTTCATCTGTTTCCCATTCACTTTTTAAAAGTCCCTGACTTTCCAGTCTTCTCAGTAGCGGATATAAAGTATTCCCTTCTATTGAAATCCCCTTTCCTTCTAATTCTTTTATAAGTGAATACCCATACATCGGCTTGTTTAGCTGTGCTAACACTACCATGATAAGTGTTCCTCTTCGAAATTCCAGAATCAGTCCTGAAACAATTTCATCGCAATTCATTCAATCTCTTCCCTTCTTAATTATCCAAATCAACAATATTCATCAGATTGTAGTGTGTCACACACACTATCATTTTAATTCATCATACTGTATGTCACACACTATGTCAATATTTTTTTCTTATAAAAATATTGTGATTTATACGCAATACATTTATCATATTAATATGAAGTTATATTGGAGGTTCATTTATGAATGGGGTAAATGGTTATGATAATTTTGATGGACCAACATCGGCATATGTTAAAAGAAACCGGAAAACCAGTTTTGCATATAAGTTTAAGAAAATGCTTTATGAAAGAAAAAAAGCTGAGGTAGAAAAAAGCATTTCTTTTGACGATAATCATGCAATTGAGGAAGTATGTCAGTATGTTCAGGAACAATGGGGATTTAAAGAAGCTGACAGAAATTCTGCTGAGTATAAATTCATGTATAAGCAGATAAAGCATGACATAAATAGCGAAATTAACCTGTTTCTGTATGTGCGTGAGGATAATGACGCACATATGGATATTGAAATAGAAACTACCACTGGTTATATTACAGGCGGCGTGACCGGAAAGAAGTCCTCAATTAAGGAATTTAACAGAATTTTGCGTGATGTATTCATATATTATGGTGTCATGCAGGACGACATAATCGAGAAAACCAAAAGATACAAGAATCTTGTGAGTATTCTGATGCAGGAAGCTTAAAAGGAATACTGTTTTTCTAACAAATAAAAACGGAGTTATATATATGGACACTATACATTCAGACATTTTCCCAGACGGAACTCCTGTTGATGGCTGGTTTCACAATACCAGCATTCCAGAACTTACCAAACTGGGAAAGCAATATATTATTACAGATTATGGTATACATGATGACGGCAGAATATACACAGATAATTTCCAGAAGCTGATAGACCTTGTATACAATGCTGGTGGCGGTGTAATCGTTATTCCGCATGGTACATACATAACTGGAGCTTTATTTTTCAGACAGGGAGTTAATCTATATATTGAAGGTGGTGCAACACTTATGGGAAGTGACGACATCAGCGATTATCCGGTCTGTGAAACAAGAATAGAAGGTGAAACCTGTCAGTATTTTGCTGCACTTATCAACGCTTCTGGAATTGATGGCTTTACATTGTGCGGTAATGGAACGATAGACGGTAATGGCTTACGAAGCTGGAAAGCCTTCTGGCAGCGAAGAACATGGAATTCCAACTGCACCAACAAAGACGAACAGCGGGCAAGGCTTATCTATATGGCTGGTTGCACCAATGTTACTGTTGCCGGATTGCACATTTGTAATTCGCAGTTCTGGACTAATCACCTTTACAAATGTTCTCATATACGTTACCTTAACTGCCGCATTACAAGCCCGTCTGCTCCTGTCAAAGCGCCTAGCACTGACGCAATAGACATTGATGCCTGCACTGATATTCTTATTAAAGGCTGCACAATTAATGTAAATGATGACGCAGTTGCTTTAAAAGGCGGCAAAGGGCCATTTGCTGACAGTGACAAGAACAATGGCGCTAATGAGCGCATAATTATTGAGGACTGCACATTTGAATTCTGCCATGGATGCCTTACATGTGGCTCAGAATCCATACACAATAAGAATATAATAATGCGTCACATCAAGGTCGACTCAGGTTACAATCTGCTCTGGCTGAAAATGCGTCCCGACACGCCACAGCATTATGAATACATCACTATAGAATATGTTCAGGGAAAGATATTTAATTTCATCAACATTAATCCGTGGACACAGTTTTTCAACCTTAAGGGAAAAACTGATATTTCCCCGTCTTCCACAGAACACATTATAATAAGAAAGAGTACCTGCACCTGTAATGTTTTCCGCAACATAAAAGAAGCACCTGAACAATACACACTCACAGATATCCAGATAGATGACAATATAATAGAAGAAATCGGAACACCTTCCGATAAATCAAAACATACCGGAGCAGAATAACTGCCCCGGTATATTTTATTATGTATAGCTTATTATATTTACCAATTAAGCTACTGTCTTCTCAGAGTTCTTCTCGCTCTTTGCATAGCTCTTTACTGAGTTAACTACGATGATTACACCAAGTACAATAAGGAGTATAGCAATTATAAGCTGAAGTCCGTTAGCGATGAATACGCTTCCCCAAGATGTCTGTCCAGCAGGAATTGTAACAGAAGCTGCTAACTTGATAGCCTTAACCATTGCAATTGTTCTCTGTACAAGTGCTGTAAATGTTACACAAAGCATGATGATAAGAGGAGGGAAAAGCATTTTGTTGCTTCGTCCTGTAACCTTTAAGAATACGCAGAGTGTAAGAATTACAAGAGCGCTTAATAACTGGTTAGCTGAACCAAATAATGGCCAGATATTTGCATATCCAATCTTAGTAAGGATGAATCCACATACTAATGTTACGATTGTTGAGAAGTATGTATTGCACAATAACTTTCTCCATCCTTCTGCATGTTCCATATCATCTACGCTGAAGAGTTCCTGGAAACTCATACGACCGATACGGGCAACTGCATCAAGTGATGTAAGAGCAAGAGCAGATACACACATTGTCATGAATACTGTTGCAAAATGTACTGGAACACCAAACATTTCAAAGAATCCTGCTACACCACTACTGAAGATTGCGAATGGTGTCTTAGCTGGAAGCGCTCCGTTAGTGGCAGCTGCACCAGCAACACAAAGGGCAAGTACTGCAAGTAAACTCTCAAGTACCATTGCGCCGTAACCAACCTTAAGCATATCCTTCTCGTTCTCAACTGTCTTAGAAGATGTACCAGAAGATACAAGGCTGTGGAAACCAGAAACGGCACCGCAGGCAACAGTTACGAAAAGAATTGGGAACATTGTTCCAAGCTTTGCATTATTGAATCCTGTATATACAGGAAGATTCATTGAAGGATGTGCAACTACAAGACCAACTGCTGCACCTACGATCATGCAGATGAACATGAATGTTGTCATATAGTCACGAGGCTGCTTCATTAACCACATTGGCATAACTGCAGCGAAGAAGATATATACAAATGTGATATAACTCCATACATCTTTGTTGAACTCAAGTGGGAAGAACATACCAACAGCAAATGCTGCGATAATAAACACAATACCAAGTACTGCTTCTTTCCAGCCTGAAAGATTTAACTTCTTCTGGATAAGACCGAATACTACGGCAAATACCATAAACATGATAGATACCATACCAGCTGAACCATTTGTCTTAGCTGCTGCTGATAAAACAGTAGCACCATCAGCATTTACTGTGTAAGCATTAAATGTACCTGCAACCATATCTGCAAATGCTGCGATAACGATAAGTGTGAATAACCAGCAGAAAAGTAAGAAAATCTTACGACCAAACTTACCGATGTACTTCTCAATGATCATACCCATTGACTTACCTTCATTCTTAACTGAAGCATAAAGTGCACCAAAGTCTGTAACTGCTCCGAAGAATACACCACCGATGAGGATCCAGAGTAAAACTGGTAACCATCCAAATGCTGCTGCCTGAATAGCACCTGTTACAGGACCTGCTCCTGCGATTGATGAGAACTGATGACTGAAAACTGTCCAGCCATTAGTTGGAACGAAATCCTTACCGTCGTTATATTTAACGGCTGGTGTCTCTGCCTTAGGGTCGATACCCCATTTCTTTGCTAACCAACGGCCATAAACCATGTATGCACCAAAAAGTACAACTGCCGCGATAAGCACGATTACTAATGTGTTCATAATGTCACTCTCCTATAAAAATATATTTCACCAGTCAAACGCAGTGGAAGCGGTGCTATGATTCTCATCGCTTACATAGCTCGTAGCTCATATGTCAGAACTGCGTTCTGACATTGTCGCGGTGCTCCTCGGATGTTCCAACATGAATCTGATTGTATGCAAGCATACATCAAATTCCCGTTGTTCCATCCTCATCGCTACTCGCACAAAAAAACCTTCGTCGATGCACTAATCCATTACTGGATTATGTGCAAAGACGAAGGTATATTATTTCTACTTCCGCGTTACCACTTTGCTTGCCGGATACTCCGACCACTCTACTGCCACTTGGTATATTCTTCTCTTATGGCATGCCCTTTTAACGATGGGTACCGGTTCCAACTACTAGACATCTGCCTGTCTTTCACCAGAACTGCTCGCAGGTGAGGGCTTAATCATTCCTTGCTGCCATCTCTCATCAACTGACGGCTTTCTGTGAGCGGTGATATGAAGAAGTCATTTCCTGTTCTTCGCATTTGACTGTTGATTTGTACATTAAAATATTCCTTTGTTGATAATTTGTCAATAAGAAAATTAAATATTTCTTAAGAATTCTTAAATTTCTTAATAAAATTAATATCTTTCACGCTGTTTCTGTTTATATATAGCCAGATTGCTTTAATATTATTAAGCAAATCCACCCTTTTGATTATTTACCTGAATATTATTATGCTTTGATAGGTTAATTCTTATTCTAACATTGTAGTCATATCTATTTTCTACCTATAAGATGCTTCAAAATGCGACTACCTATCGGTATCACATTCTCCCTATATTTTTCCCCCCCATATTTAAGATATTCTTGTTGAAAATAGTAAATATTTGCTATAAAATAGAGATAGTTTATTTTCGTGATAAAATACTTCACTAACTTAACAATTTTATATTTTATAGGAGATTATTCTATGAACTACGATGCTAATGTTTTTAAAGCCAAGGCTAATATTAAAGCCCGTCGGATATGGCTTGTTTTCTCACTCCTTTTGACCGCCAATTATGGTACTGATGCAGCTAATGGAATCTATCCAAAAAGCAGCTACATAATATTTGTTGCACTTTGCTGGATACCTTTCTTTATTGGAGAATTATTTTTCAGAATCAAGGGAAAAGCAACTGATGCGTACAGATTATGTCTTGTTATTGGTTATGGTATTTTCTATACATTTGTAATATGCACAACTGATTCTCCGATTTCATTCACATACATTCTCCCGGTTATGAGTCTTCTCGTTCTATATAAGAACAAGAAATTCATGATTAACTGCGGTATTGCTAATGTACTCTCTGTTATTGTCAGTGATGTGTACAGATATGTTGTTCTCGGATGCAGGTCTGATGCAGATATGAAGAATTACCAGTTACAGGTTGCATGTCTTCTTCTATGCTACATCTGCTATGTTATGTCTATCAGACACCTTAATGAATCCGATGGTGCTTTGAATGGAAGTATTAAAGCTGATCTTGACAGAGTTGTTTCAACTGTTGAGAAAGTTAAGACTTCAAGTAATTCTATTATGAGTGGAATTACTGTTGTACGCGAACTGGCTTCAGAGAATAAGCATGGTTCTGATGTTATCATGCTTGGCATGAACGAACTTTCAAGCAATAATGAAGATTTAAGAAGCCATACTGCTTCTTCCACTGATATGACAACTGACATAAGCTCACAGGTAGAACATGTTGCTCAGCTTATTGACGATATGGTAAGCCTTACTTCTGAGTCACAGGAGCATGCATACACAAGCTCAAGCGACCTTGAAAACCTTATTACAACAGCAACTACAATGTCTGAGCTTTCTTCAGAGGTTGAGCATATCCTGCATGATTTTGAATCAGAATTCAAGACCGTTAAAGACCAGACAAGTGCTATCGACAATATATCCAGCCAGACCAATCTTCTTGCCCTCAATGCTTCTATTGAAGCTGCAAGAGCCGGGGATGCAGGTAAAGGCTTTGCTGTTGTAGCTGAACAGATTCGTGCATTAAGCACAGAAACTAAGACCTCTTCCAGTGAAATACAGAGTGCATTAGACCGTCTTGCTGTAATCTCCGATAAAATGCTTTCTTCTATTGGAGAGACTTTATCACTTATACAGGTTACTCTTGACAAGATTAAACAGACAAGTGAAAGTATCAGTCTTATCACATCTGATTCTACTCAGATTGAAGACCATATACATATTATTGATACAGCCATTAAAGATGTTGAATCTGCTAACAAGCAGCTTGTAAGCAACATGTCCCAGGTATCAGATATAGTTGATACCATGACAGAGTGCATAACTAATTCAAGAGATATCAGCAGCCGTATTGTAAGTAAATATGACGAAAGTGCTACTAATATCAATACCATGGAAAATACAATACAGGCTCTTATGTGTGAACTTGGTGTTGGCGGTTTCATGGGTATTGAAGATATTAAGACAGGCATGAAGGCATCCGCAATCCTTAAAGGTACTCATGGTGAAAATGTTGAATATCACGGAACCATTAAGACACATAATGACAACAGCATAACTCTTGAACTTGAGAAGGCACTGCCTGCAGTTAATTCAGCAATTGAATGTGACATGTTAGTAACAGTTGAAAATGTAATATACCATTGGGAAAACGCTAAGATTGCAGCTGATAAAAAAGCATCTGCAACAACGGGCATTGTTACAATCACAACAAGACCGCAGATTCTTAACCGTCGTAAATATCCTAGAATTGATATGAATAATCACTGTACAATTACAGTAAAGGGTACAGACGAAACATTTGAAGGAAAACTTGATAATCTGAGTGCCAATGGTTTTGCATTTCTCTCAAAAGACAGATTTTTCTCTAATAACAAAGGCAAAATCATTACTGTTTCAATTGATAATTTTGATTTGCCTACACATTCTGTATTAGAGGGTCAGATTATAAGATGTTCTGATAATGACGGCATCTACATAGTAGGCTGCCAGATGCCAGAGGATAACTACTACATTATGGAATATGTAGAGCAAATGATACGGACTCAAAAAAAATAATAACTAAAATCATAAAATGGAGAAAAGCATATTAATCAGCTTTTCTCCATTTTGTATATTCTAGATAACCATCCAGTCTTCGAACTTATTTGCATTTTCAACAATGTTGACAATTCCATCTGCGCCGTAAGTAAATGCCCTGTGAATAAATACATTTACTTCCTCACCCTTCTTTATCGGAGCTTCCTCTACATTTCTTGTCCCGACAACCTCTATGCCGTTGACATTGACAGTTATCTCGACTTCCTTTCCCATGAAAAGCTTACCTACAACCACGCCCTTCTCAACAGAAGCGGCTGAATCAACTTTCTCATCAAGCCTTGTGATGTTGACATTCTCCGGTCTTAATACCGCCTTAACAGAATCATCAAGCTGGTTAAAACCTTTAATCTTATTAATCCGGTCAACATGTACCGGATGTCCCATGAATTCCGCCATAAATGCTGTCTCAGGCTCTCTGTATATCTGTCTTGGCGTTCCAATCTGCTCTATATGTCCCTTGTTAGTGACAATAATTTCATCAGCAACCTCAATTGCCTCATCCTGGTCATGTGTTACAAATATACTTGTGATTCCAACCTTTGTAATCATGTCACGAAGCCAGCTTCTTAATTCCTGTCTTACCTTCGCATCAATTGCTGCAAATGGTTCATCAAGAAGCAGAAGCTCCGGATTAGGTGCTAATGCCCTTGCAAATGCTACTCTCTGTCTCTGTCCACCTGATAACTGGCTAGGGTATCTTTTCGCCATGCCCGAAAGTCCGACAAGTTCAATAAGCTCATCAACACGTTTCTTAATGTCCGATTTTTTCCATTTATTAACTTTTAATCCAAATGCAATGTTATCATACACTGTCATATATCTGAAAAGTGCGTAGTTCTGGAAAACAAAACCTATTCCACGCTTACTTGCCGGCACATCATTAACAACCTTGCCATCAATAATAATATCACCTGAATCCGCAGTCTCAAGACCTGCTATCATTCTTAAGATTGTAGTTTTGCCACTTCCGCTAGGTCCAAGCAGTGCAATAAGCTTGCCCTTCCCTAT includes the following:
- the yabP gene encoding sporulation protein YabP, producing MEEKVRVKRPHRLNMEDRKRIDFTGITDVVSFDPVKVVLESDYGHITIKGEGLHVNRLSVEKGELDLDGRVDSVCYSEAGMKNKQDSFMSRLLR
- the yabQ gene encoding spore cortex biosynthesis protein YabQ; translated protein: MINEIIYWELYALVVSFFNGVLLAWIYDNIRAFRRIVRHKTIAFMSVEDIIYGIYAGLSVFVMCFKVADGIIRGFIIMGIAVGAFLYFKFLSSFYIRWSVRIIKILLKPACFILKNVVRIITIPVRSLKMYMKRRKDMGKKEAQG
- a CDS encoding FtsB family cell division protein produces the protein MKLESRRERAERLKKQRRSTLAGMIIAIIVVVALGVVLWRGKAGLEEKNADYQAQITELQSKIDDENKRSDELSEYEKYVKTKKFVEEIAKNKFGLIYPDELVFKPNNK
- a CDS encoding methyl-accepting chemotaxis protein, whose product is MNYDANVFKAKANIKARRIWLVFSLLLTANYGTDAANGIYPKSSYIIFVALCWIPFFIGELFFRIKGKATDAYRLCLVIGYGIFYTFVICTTDSPISFTYILPVMSLLVLYKNKKFMINCGIANVLSVIVSDVYRYVVLGCRSDADMKNYQLQVACLLLCYICYVMSIRHLNESDGALNGSIKADLDRVVSTVEKVKTSSNSIMSGITVVRELASENKHGSDVIMLGMNELSSNNEDLRSHTASSTDMTTDISSQVEHVAQLIDDMVSLTSESQEHAYTSSSDLENLITTATTMSELSSEVEHILHDFESEFKTVKDQTSAIDNISSQTNLLALNASIEAARAGDAGKGFAVVAEQIRALSTETKTSSSEIQSALDRLAVISDKMLSSIGETLSLIQVTLDKIKQTSESISLITSDSTQIEDHIHIIDTAIKDVESANKQLVSNMSQVSDIVDTMTECITNSRDISSRIVSKYDESATNINTMENTIQALMCELGVGGFMGIEDIKTGMKASAILKGTHGENVEYHGTIKTHNDNSITLELEKALPAVNSAIECDMLVTVENVIYHWENAKIAADKKASATTGIVTITTRPQILNRRKYPRIDMNNHCTITVKGTDETFEGKLDNLSANGFAFLSKDRFFSNNKGKIITVSIDNFDLPTHSVLEGQIIRCSDNDGIYIVGCQMPEDNYYIMEYVEQMIRTQKK
- a CDS encoding RNA-binding S4 domain-containing protein — protein: MRLDKYLKVSRLIKRRTVANDACDAGRVMVNDKVVKASYDVKVGDIIEIQFGNKNVRARVTDVKDTVKKEEAKEMFEYL
- a CDS encoding carbon starvation CstA family protein, with the protein product MNTLVIVLIAAVVLFGAYMVYGRWLAKKWGIDPKAETPAVKYNDGKDFVPTNGWTVFSHQFSSIAGAGPVTGAIQAAAFGWLPVLLWILIGGVFFGAVTDFGALYASVKNEGKSMGMIIEKYIGKFGRKIFLLFCWLFTLIVIAAFADMVAGTFNAYTVNADGATVLSAAAKTNGSAGMVSIMFMVFAVVFGLIQKKLNLSGWKEAVLGIVFIIAAFAVGMFFPLEFNKDVWSYITFVYIFFAAVMPMWLMKQPRDYMTTFMFICMIVGAAVGLVVAHPSMNLPVYTGFNNAKLGTMFPILFVTVACGAVSGFHSLVSSGTSSKTVENEKDMLKVGYGAMVLESLLAVLALCVAGAAATNGALPAKTPFAIFSSGVAGFFEMFGVPVHFATVFMTMCVSALALTSLDAVARIGRMSFQELFSVDDMEHAEGWRKLLCNTYFSTIVTLVCGFILTKIGYANIWPLFGSANQLLSALVILTLCVFLKVTGRSNKMLFPPLIIMLCVTFTALVQRTIAMVKAIKLAASVTIPAGQTSWGSVFIANGLQLIIAILLIVLGVIIVVNSVKSYAKSEKNSEKTVA
- a CDS encoding glycoside hydrolase family 28 protein, translating into MDTIHSDIFPDGTPVDGWFHNTSIPELTKLGKQYIITDYGIHDDGRIYTDNFQKLIDLVYNAGGGVIVIPHGTYITGALFFRQGVNLYIEGGATLMGSDDISDYPVCETRIEGETCQYFAALINASGIDGFTLCGNGTIDGNGLRSWKAFWQRRTWNSNCTNKDEQRARLIYMAGCTNVTVAGLHICNSQFWTNHLYKCSHIRYLNCRITSPSAPVKAPSTDAIDIDACTDILIKGCTINVNDDAVALKGGKGPFADSDKNNGANERIIIEDCTFEFCHGCLTCGSESIHNKNIIMRHIKVDSGYNLLWLKMRPDTPQHYEYITIEYVQGKIFNFININPWTQFFNLKGKTDISPSSTEHIIIRKSTCTCNVFRNIKEAPEQYTLTDIQIDDNIIEEIGTPSDKSKHTGAE
- a CDS encoding PadR family transcriptional regulator, giving the protein MNCDEIVSGLILEFRRGTLIMVVLAQLNKPMYGYSLIKELEGKGISIEGNTLYPLLRRLESQGLLKSEWETDETKPRKYYIITEDGKLVYKKIKAHWEKFSQSINALMEVE
- a CDS encoding stage V sporulation T C-terminal domain-containing protein; protein product: MKATGIVRRIDDLGRIVIPKEIRRTLHIRETDPMEIFTDAEGQIILKKYSPIGDISTFAGKYAESLSDATGMTVCITDREQVIAASGDDKKNLMNKPVTKELNQAMEGRCTIAAGEGEDGFVKVTDEAQFKQEIMYPIICQGDVLGTVLMMSIDMKPKFTDNEKKMVKTAANFLGKHMES
- a CDS encoding ABC transporter ATP-binding protein; the encoded protein is MAELQQDTEKYVELRNINKTYGTFKASNNINLGIGKGKLIALLGPSGSGKTTILRMIAGLETADSGDIIIDGKVVNDVPASKRGIGFVFQNYALFRYMTVYDNIAFGLKVNKWKKSDIKKRVDELIELVGLSGMAKRYPSQLSGGQRQRVAFARALAPNPELLLLDEPFAAIDAKVRQELRSWLRDMITKVGITSIFVTHDQDEAIEVADEIIVTNKGHIEQIGTPRQIYREPETAFMAEFMGHPVHVDRINKIKGFNQLDDSVKAVLRPENVNITRLDEKVDSAASVEKGVVVGKLFMGKEVEITVNVNGIEVVGTRNVEEAPIKKGEEVNVFIHRAFTYGADGIVNIVENANKFEDWMVI